DNA from Rubripirellula lacrimiformis:
TCCGCCCGCGACATGTCGGGCAAACTGATCAACGGTACCTTGGATGCCGCCGGCCAGCGTGAAGCGACGGCGATGTTGGCCGAAAAGTCGTTGTTCCCTGTGGAAGTCAAAGAGGCGGTCGGCAACACTTCGATTGCCAGCCTGACGGGGCGAAAGAAGAAGGTCAACGGACAAACGATGGCGTTGTTCTACAGCCAGTTGGCGTCGTTGCTTCGGGCCGGCGTGCCCATGATGCGATCGTTGACGGTGCTGGGGAACCAAAGTTCCAACTCGACGCTCAAAGAGGTGATGGGCGAAATCAAGGGCAAGGTCGAAGATGGCCAGCCGCTTGGCGACGCGATGTCAAAGTTCCCGCGCGTGTTCAGCGAAATGGGATGCAATATGGTCCGGGCCGGCAGCGAAGGCGGCTTCCTAGAGGATGCGTTGGAACGTGTCGGAGCGTTCACGGAACTGCAAGAAGACCTGAAGGGACGCACGGTCAGCGCGATGGCGTACCCGATCTTCCTGTTCTCGGTCGGTAGTGTGGTGCTGACCGCGTTGTTGGTCTTCTTTGTGCCGAAGTTCGACATGCTGTTCGAACGCCTGCGCAAAAAAGGCGAGATGCCGCGGATGACGGAGTGGTTGCTAAGCTTCAGCGGATTCCTACAAAGCTACGGCTGGATCCTGTTGATCGCGGTCGCTATCGCCGGGTTCGCGATCAATCTAAAGATGAAAACCGACGCCGGGAAAGATCTGGCGGACCGAATCAAACTGAAGATCCCCGTGCTAGGCGACATTCTAATGAGTCTAGCGGTGGCCAGGTTCTGTCGGGTCCTAGGCACGCTGCTGGGCAACGGCGTCCCGATCCTCAAGTCACTCGAAATCGCCGGTTCGGCCGCCGGCAACCGACTGCTAACTCGATCGATCGCAGACGCGACCGAGAACATCAAGAGCGGCGAGAGCTTGGCAACGCCACTGCGCAGCAGCGGCTATTTCCCTCAGTCCGTCGCGGAAATGATCAGCGTCGGCGAAGAAAGCAACTCGCTAGACACCGTGCTTCCCGACATCGCCGACTCACTAGAAAAGACAACCTTCCGGAGGTTGGATCTGTTCGTGCGACTGCTAGAACCCATGATGTTGCTGGTGATGGCAATCTTGGTCCTAGGAGTGGTCCTAGCACTGCTAGTACCAGTGCTGAAGAGCAGCACAACGCTGTAAGAGCCGCAACAAGCCTCCCGCAGCGTGCCTCCCACGCCTTGCCTCCCCTCTCCCCCGGTTTGAACGCGAGTTCCACTCGCATTCAAACTGGGGGAGAGGGGTCGGGGGTGAGGGGGCCAAGCAACACAGCCAAGCATCGGCGTCACAGCGCACCATCCCCGGCGCACCAAACCACGCGATTACAGCCGGCATCCAGGCCCCCCTCACCCCAACCCTCTCCCCCCGCCCCCATCCAAGCTCCACTTGGATGGGATCGGGGGGAGAGGGGGCAAAAGAAGCCAAGGTTGCAAGCGCGCACAGCACGATCGGACGCAGGGCGTCGAAGCACCACATGCCGTGGCCCAACACCACAAAGCCGCCCCGCCTACCGAGTCCCCCACCCCTCTCCCTC
Protein-coding regions in this window:
- a CDS encoding type II secretion system F family protein, whose protein sequence is MPTFTYSARDMSGKLINGTLDAAGQREATAMLAEKSLFPVEVKEAVGNTSIASLTGRKKKVNGQTMALFYSQLASLLRAGVPMMRSLTVLGNQSSNSTLKEVMGEIKGKVEDGQPLGDAMSKFPRVFSEMGCNMVRAGSEGGFLEDALERVGAFTELQEDLKGRTVSAMAYPIFLFSVGSVVLTALLVFFVPKFDMLFERLRKKGEMPRMTEWLLSFSGFLQSYGWILLIAVAIAGFAINLKMKTDAGKDLADRIKLKIPVLGDILMSLAVARFCRVLGTLLGNGVPILKSLEIAGSAAGNRLLTRSIADATENIKSGESLATPLRSSGYFPQSVAEMISVGEESNSLDTVLPDIADSLEKTTFRRLDLFVRLLEPMMLLVMAILVLGVVLALLVPVLKSSTTL